The nucleotide sequence AATACGAGTTTTTTTAGGTGACTATGTGTCAGAATATGTTACTTGAAAACTCATGGGACCTACAAATACCCTCTTAGCCAATAGGATAAAATAAAACATAGATTGTGTTGGGCAAGTGGTCTTCAAGTGAGGTAAAGACATAAAATCAGTGAAAGTTGGTTTCAAACTTGAGACTTGTGTTAGAGAAGCTCAAGGGGGGAGTTTGGATGTGTGTatgttgtttgaagttgtgataAGTCATTGCTTGATAACTTCTAGTTATTTGAGGATTTAAATCCAACAAGTTCTTAACTAAAAACACTAGAATTTTAAATTTCTAATCACAATCTCCATCATCTCCAATGATGGTCCTGCACGTTATATATATACAAAACCAATTGTTCGGGTTTAgtttggtttggttattacaGTTCAGTTCGGTTGTTGGTAATTAATTTCGATTCGTAAATCAGTTCTCTGCTCATCCATGTCTAAAAGTGTTTTAGATCGAGGATTAGAAAGCATCAAAGGATATAGGATTATGTTTTAATCTCAATATATGGGTTTTTATGTTAGACTTAATTTGATACTTTATAACTTtaaatagtatataaatattGATGTTTACGATGCTTAATACCtctagactagtttaattatatTATCGTATCGTCGAGGTTATTTTTCTTGTTATAAAGTGGATAAAGTTGACCAAAAAACCAGTGGGTGGAGTGGCGGACGTTACAAATTTCTTGGGCAATAACGACTTTGAATGTTTGGTGCCATGCCAACTTTGCAATCATAGTCAGTTATGACGTTTATTAAAATGAACTTACAATTAGTAAAATAATTATGGTTACGAAAGTAAATGATTCTATAAAAAGATATTTATCTGCTACTTGGCTTTACTACCACGGAGACCAGTGGATATGCTTCTAGTAGTtagatcaaatacaaaccatatTTCGTCTAAAAATTATAGGAATCATTTAAAAAGTGTCACGTGTCACCCAACCAATTATAAATAATGGGCAAAATAATAACCAAAATATCAATTATATTAAATTCCTTATAATTATGCCAACGAGcagctttttaattttttatttttttggatcCTCATTTGTTTTCAATGTGCTACTACAAAGAAAAGTGCTGATATAATTAacatatgtgctaaaatcaattatcatGTTTAATTTACACGTGCTAATATAATTCCAAAGTgctatttttatgtatgtgttgTTTTAGTATGTGTTAATTTAAATTTTTTAAGTGCTACAATCTGTTCTCACGGTTTTTAGAATAAATGTGGTTTGTGCCGTAATACTTGCAATGGACATAACCGTTGCAAACACCTCTTTGCAACAGGTTTGGTCCATCTCGTATTATGTGCAGTTGGTCACCATTGTTAGGAATCATGTTTGTGACCTCTTAGCGACAAGGTTAAGTGTCGCTATCGCTGCGAAGTGCGATGTTTTTTCTATGGGAGACTGGAATTTATTTTGCCGCAATTTTCAATTTTTCTACCTAACTGTTGCCACGGATTTTTGTCACAGATTTGCTCCAATTTATATATCAAATGGGACGtgtgattttgaaaaaaatacgTTGATTCCAAAACATACAAAGCAttcaagtttatttatttatcacGTTTACACCTCACAACACCATCATCACACAAGGCAAAATCTCATAAAAGTAGACCAAAGACTAAAAATACATGGGTGACATTAACATAACAATACGCATGCATGCATGCAGTTCAAAAGCAAGTCGTATCCATGTCTATTTGGTGTCCGAGAAGAAGGAGTTGACCGTAGGCATAATCTCCGGTGGTCGCGTACGTAAAAATTTCCGAAGACCATGTTCAGCGTATTTTTCACCCTCGTCGTGATTTTCGAGCACAGCCGTGGTCCGATGTACCTTGTTCACCCTATAATATCTTACAATAATTAATCAACAAATCCTCAAAACAAATAAGAATAAGTCACAAAtctatttaaatttaaaaaaaaatatattcaaATTGTTTAATGAAAATCGTTAAGTAATATCACCTCACATCAGGGTTCATGAAAACATTTCTAGTAAGCTGGAAAACACACATGCTTGTCACAAACGTCATCGCAGCCATAAGTGGATAAACCTACATCAAACATGCACGTTATATATAACACAAAGATCGGGGCCGGTTCTAAGAATTCGTGTAcactgttcgagctcgaaaaaccGTGCctttaggccttaacgaaattgagTATTGTGCTCACTGAAGGTCTAAATCTAATGCCAATGGGTCACTAACTAatataaaccataaaaatagttttgtaagtgggcctatgttggtgtttgtatgtgtttacctactagttttttttttacatatccATTTCGGATTTTTTTAGAATACGGTGCCCTTCGAAATATCGGGTCCTGACCGGCCATGACAAAGATTAACAATCACCACTACAACATTTGTTACTTGTTACAGTCGAAACTGTCATAAACCCGTTACAAAGGGCAAAAATAACTTACTAGCAACGAATTACAGTCGGACATAAATTTGTCGCTAATTTTGCGATCAATTTTTTTGGTAAAAAATATCGGTCATCAACGCTTATTTTTGCAGTAGTGCACAACATTGGAAGTTTTTCTGAAACTGATAAGAGTAACTACTGATTATATCGTATGTTTACCTCAGGTCTCACCCAACGCGGCATTTTCGAATAGTTTTGGCTACTTGTTGAACTTCAAAAGTTAAGATGTCTTTGTAGAATGGATTGATCAGGTCGGGATTAATTTGGAAATGTTAGAATGGAATGTATGGGAATGTATCTTGATATTTATATTCTTTATAGAGATGGTCAATGGTTTTGACTATGTGAAGTTGATTTCAAGCCAACAGATTTGGGTTTGTGACATTTtgaacacaatataataatgtcTTTATATGACTTTTCATTTACTTTTGTTTATCTCCTCATATTACTTGGATAAAAAAGAAACGCTCACACCCTGCTTGTGGATgattatacgggtcgtataggagaattttgtataaaaaaatataagagaatgtttttttttgtCTCCATCTATACaagtcgtataacattatatgacCTGTATATAATGCTATATGACCCAAAACCCAAATAATATTATAAGATttgtataatgttatacgacccgtatagaatgTTTACATGACCCAATATTTTCTCCATCTATACCAGTCGTATATCATTATACGACTCAATATTTGTCACGTCAGATTATTCTGTATGGATCGTATAATCCTATACAACCCGTAAAGAGGGTGTGATTTATTAACTCCAAAAAGAAAACTTAAATTGTGAGATTTCAAAGTTGAAAGATAAAGGAATAGCTATATTCGATTATATATACATTCATctatttgtgtgtgtgtgtttttttttttttttgttctttttttaaaCTCAAACCTTATACCTTGTGGTCCCCTTTTGGTCTGAAGAACAAGAGGGCCAGCAACGTTGGAATCTCGGAAACGGCCGGACCCATGTTGATGTGTGGGTAGACGGGTAcatcatttaaaaaaaactattGTATCTTTTAGTAAAAAATCTGATCGAACCctttgaaaatatggttgaatcCCTCATTCGCACCCACAGAAAATAACTCTTGGATCCGTCACTGATCTCAAATCACCATGTAAAAAAGTTCCGGCAAAAACACCATGATCCATCGGCCCTCACGGACCGCATCCCTTCTTTTGTGAGGCCACACCCTTTATCACCTCGCCCTCTCTTTTCCACGTTGACTTTTCTCTTCCATGTCGTAAGCTTTGGGGGTTGACAATCTGTATTGCTAATGTTATAAGGGTTGTAAAGTAAATAAACCGAACAAAAAAATCATGGATAGTTTAGAGTGAACGAGAGAGATCTCAATCATATATCATCAAAAGGTTGTAAACGAACCCAACATTCAATGAATCGTTCGCAAACCATTTAATGGAAAGTTCTTTTACTAAATGAACTAGTTTTATCTCTGTCGTCGTGTTGCGGCGAACTTCTTTTGTCATTTAATTTGTGTTCACATatgtttgaaatcactacgagcgtgttgcgcATGGAACaactgacaagaataaaaagaaaatgtagaaaaaacactaaaagataaccgaaagaaaatcaaccaaaaaacttgtatggtaatgatgtttgTATGAAACCAgcggtcagagatgagcaaatggtattgggtatcgataccgaatttcccgaaccgaaagatcttaagtatgaattcggtaccgacttttggcgttcctggtaccggttccctaccgtttttaccttcatataccggtaccgtaaccggtattttcggtaccagtaccgattcggtatcggttggcaccgagctcatccttacccttgaaactaaaaaaaaaatcattaaaagttgaaaatcaacaaaaaaaaaaagttgtacgataccgttgttgttcgtacggtacccgtgatcagggatgagcgaATGGTACCGAGTAGTaataccgaatttcccgaactaaaagattttcaatatcaattcagtaccgacttttggcgttttctgtaccaGGTTGGTGtcagtttttaccttcatgtatcGATACCGAACAGGATCGTACTAGTATTTTTTATGTTAGTACCagttcgataccggttgacaccaagttTTTCCCAACCCGTGATAAAAAATATTAAAGTTAAGTAAAATTATAAAGaaaataatttttattataatattaaaatagtaaaagtattaaaaaaaatttatgtataattaaaatattaaaagaactATTTATTAGGTTCTTTTATTAATTATAGTATAGTGTagtgtaatgtaatgtaatgtaatttaATGTAATGTAATTTAaattgtaatgtaatgtaatagaCATGAACATGAAATCTCGTTCGATTGATTCAAGGAACAAACATGAAcatgtgttcgtgaacgtttgatAAGTTGTTCGTTTATTTTCATTAATTAGGGTTCGTTAATGTTTGTTTACGTTCGTTCATattcgtttgtttatgttttgttattattgttttttttcatatttatattttctatttttagttTATTACCCAAATATTTAAAGTTcttataattttaaattttaattcaCCTTAAGTTTATCTTGCCCAGATATTTAAAATTCTTATATCTTTTAATTTTTAGTTTattaaccttacatttattttttaataactATGTTTATGATTATTATCTAGAAACTTCTTTTTAGTTTATTAACCTTACATTTAGTGATTAAGTTTAACATATTACATCAAgaatattaatttttatatttaaaattatacatactcacttatgttcatttgtgtttctTTACGTTCATTTATTATGTTCAATTGTGTTTATTTATAtcccgttttttttttcatttatgaAATTAACGGGCGAACACAAACCAAATCATTTTCTTAATaaatgaacacgaacacgaaACTTCGTTTGGTTATGTGCTCGTGAACCGTTCGTTTGTCCCATATAAGTTAACAA is from Helianthus annuus cultivar XRQ/B chromosome 9, HanXRQr2.0-SUNRISE, whole genome shotgun sequence and encodes:
- the LOC110874829 gene encoding uncharacterized protein LOC110874829 codes for the protein MPRWVRPEVYPLMAAMTFVTSMCVFQLTRNVFMNPDVRVNKVHRTTAVLENHDEGEKYAEHGLRKFLRTRPPEIMPTVNSFFSDTK